The Vespula vulgaris chromosome 2, iyVesVulg1.1, whole genome shotgun sequence genome has a segment encoding these proteins:
- the LOC127061834 gene encoding polyhomeotic-proximal chromatin protein-like isoform X5: MMTATHELQQQQNVQQQQQHVQQQQQQVQQQQQVQQQVQPQQQQIQPQVQAQQQIQQQVQPQQQMQVQQQVQQQVQQQVQQQQQQQQQQQQQQQQQPQQQQSNGPHNVVPTQVQVQPQVAASMPQQQLQGAVAVSMHHQQQGVGGVSMALSGQQGATTITTMAAHPQAVQVIQQPIQSQAYHLQQLYNTQAPLLMPGNLALHPAGINPSSIQNTLQVTTAGKPFQSAAQLTPHMLTTASTPDQGTGHPGAGGTKVQGFPTSYLPVPTSATPDAGQALVFGQLGVLGSPQPPPSLQQQQQQQSANKQDQVQKYTTCTAGTPSGARGPGMQFALWQFAPQVWTGLQPPAVLTAAPNQIFIRSPTQPDMFIQSPQPIQAHNALATQQQIQGVQQIAAASGKAKVMDIQQYQAMKSKQSTGGQRPLSILPSSLQTVNIRAASSVSTQTVHESGKVSGSGSKGRGKPMQSPQQQQQQQQQQQQQQQQQQQQQQQQQQTQQAMQQQHQQVFIQQKQHPQQQQQQQQQQQQQLQQQYQQQQVQSSQQQIQPKPMMGKKYLLMINMAGMTLQQQQQPGVVLGSEARPIMPVVSVGSVGVAATSQINQVQQPPMSAVQQLPLPVQNYYHTINPTIIGNQIVSGASQVQSVPIVNRPTEQQPHDPNNATIMITSPDRNHQADCSIILPSTNLSVVNDDNIKSAKKEETVSIISEEISISQTDVSDTDHSKAQIKEDENNISKTDEKTCNNPLAGLANTVNSITNGAANEESTNISVSIPLTASNKHAPPKAMVKPQVLTHVIEGFVIQEASEPFAVNRTSLNNTMGQDATNILNRNNSSEKDNHEEPPRKKHAPNYNVDEDGNNAQIGKCENCGNMIDEQNIKFKKDKRFCSTICAKSKKRESRERDVMEKQWTEMEMESKTIDVENNKKNGEDKSLSTTTTSSVDESIPKVNPVKWTVGEVCEFIRGLPGCADYAEDFAIQEIDGQALMLLKEDHLMSAMSIKLGPALKIVARIDSMRIESMSNSNPTSNSS, translated from the exons ATGATGACTGCAACTCATGAGCTTCAACAACAGCAAAACGttcagcagcaacaacagcatgttcaacaacagcaacaacaggtgcagcaacaacaacaagttCAACAGCAGGTGCAgccacaacaacaacaaattcAACCCCAAGTGCAGGCGCAACAGCAGATTCAGCAGCAAGTTCAACCCCAGCAACAAATGCAAGTACAACAGCAAGTGCAACAACAAGTACAGCAACAAgtgcagcaacaacaacagcagcagcagcagcaacagcagcagcagcaacaacagccaCAGCAACAACAAAGTAATGGGCCACATAATGTGGTACCTACACAAGTACAAGTTCAACCACAGGTAGCAGCAAGTATGCCCCAACAACAG TTACAGGGAGCAGTTGCCGTATCAATGCACCATCAACAGCAAGGTGTTGGTGGTGTATCTATGGCATTGTCTGGTCAGCAAGGTGCAACAACCATAACTACAATGGCTGCACATCCCCAAGCAGTTCAAGTTATTCAACAACCAATACAAAGTCAAGCATATCATTTGCAACAACTTTATAATACTCAAGCTCCATTATTGATGCCTGGAAATTTGGCTCTTCATCCTGCTGGAATAAATCCATCTTCGATTCAG AACACTTTGCAGGTTACAACAGCTGGTAAGCCTTTTCAGTCTGCAGCTCAATTGACACCTCATATGTTAACTACAGCATCAACACCTGACCAAGGTACAGGTCATCCTGGTGCAGGAGGGACAAAAGTTCAAGGATTTCCAACAAGCTACTTACCTGTACCCACTTCTGCTACTCCTGATGCAGGGCAGGCACTAGTCTTTGGGCAACTTGGCGTGTTAGGTTCACCACAGCCTCCACCATCgttacaacaacaacaacagcaacaatcGGCAAATAAACAAGATCAAGTACAAAAG TATACCACATGTACAGCGGGTACTCCATCCGGCGCAAGAGGACCAGGAATGCAATTTGCGCTATGGCAGTTTGCACCTCAAGTGTGGACTGGATTACAACCACCAGCTGTTCTCACTGCTGCTccaaatcaaatatttattcgaagtCCTACCCAACCTGACATGTTCATTCAAAGTCCACAGCCCATTCAAGCTCATAATG cGTTAGCAACCCAACAACAGATTCAAGGAGTACAGCAAATTGCCGCTGCTAGTGGAAAAGCGAAGGTAATGGATATACAACAATATCAAGCAATGAAAAGCAAGCAGAGCACAGGCGGACAGCGGCCACTTAGCATTTTACCATCCTCGCTGCAAACTGTCAATATACGAGCTGCAAGTTCTGTTTCTACACAAACTGTTCATGAA aGTGGTAAAGTGAGCGGAAGCGGAAGTAAAGGGCGTGGTAAACCAATGCAATCGcctcaacaacaacagcaacaacaacaacaacaacagcagcaacaacaacaacaacaacagcaacaacagcaacagcaacaaacACAACAGGCGATGCAACAACAGCATCAACAAGTTTTTATTCAACAAAAACAACATCctcagcaacaacaacaacaacaacagcaacagcagcaacaattacaacaacaatatcaacaacaacaagtgCAATCTTCCCAACAACAAATTCAACCTAAACCTATGATGGGtaagaaatatcttttgatGATAAATATGG caGGTATGACCttacaacaacagcagcaacccGGGGTAGTCTTAGGTAGTGAAGCAAGGCCTATTATGCCTGTAGTATCAGTTGGAAGTGTTGGGGTTGCTGCTACGTCACAAATAAATCAAGTACAGCAACCTCCAATGTCTGCTGTACAACAGCTTCCATTACCGGTACAAAACTATTATCAT aCTATTAATCCGACAATAATAGGCAATCAAATAGTAAGTGGAGCATCGCAAGTTCAATCTGTACCAATAGTAAATCGACCGACTGAACAACAACCTCATGATCCAAATAACGCtacaataatgataacatCACCTGATCGTAATCATCAAGCTGACTGTTCAATAATACTGCCATCGACAAATCTCTCTGTTGttaacgatgataatattaaatctgcaaaaaaagaagagactgTATCAATTATTTCGGAAGAGATATCGATATCTCAGACAGATGTATCAG ataccgATCATTCAAAGGctcaaataaaagaagatgaaaataatatttcaaaaacagATGAAAAAACATGTAATAATCCTTTAGCTGGACTCGCTAATACAGTCAATTCTATTACCAATGGTGCAGCTAATGAAGAGTCAACGAACATTTCTGTATCTATTCCTCTCACAGCAAGTAATAAACATGCACCTCCTAAGGCAATGGTTAAACCTCAAGTTCTTACGCACGTGATTGAAGGATTTGTTATACAAGAAG CATCCGAACCATTTGCAGTTAATCGAACATCCTTAAATAATACAATGGGCCAAGAtgcaacaaatattttaaatcgtaACAATTCCTCTGAAAAGGATAATCACGAAGAACCACCAA GAAAGAAACATGCTCCAAATTACAACGTGGATGAAGATGGAAACAATGCTCAAATTGGAAAATGTGAAAATTGTGGTAACATGATCGACGagcaaaatattaaatttaaaaaggacAAACGTTTTTGTTCGACCATTTGTGCGAAAAG taAAAAACGTGAATCACGTGAACGAGATGTAATGGAAAAACAATGGACGGAAATGGAAATGGAAAGTAAAACTATTgatgtagaaaataataagaaaaatgggGAAGATAAATCATTGTCAACAACAACTACTTCTTCAGTAGACGAGTCCATTCCGAAAGTAAATCCTGTGAAATGGACG GTAGGAGAAGTATGCGAATTCATACGTGGTTTACCAGGTTGTGCTGATTATGCAGAAGACTTTGCTATTCAAGAAATCGATGGACAAGCTCTTATGTTGTTAAAGGAAGATCATTTGATGTCGGCCATGAGTATTAAATTAGGACCTGCATTAAAAATAGTGGCCAGGATCGATTCGATGCGCATAGAATCAATGTCCAATTCTAATCCTACGTCTAATAGctcataa